Genomic DNA from uncultured Acetobacterium sp.:
ATATGCGTCCAGGCGTGTCACTGAAGGTCGGCGGACAGGGAATCCGTTATACTTGCCGGATTCAAAAAAAAGAAGTTTGTCTCTATTATGAAGAACCTAAATGGTTTGTAGAAAGCAAAGAAAAATAATGCGAGATGAGGTGCTCAATTGATAATATATGTTGAATTTAAAAATAGCGTTGTAAATCTGTTGAAAAAAACAAGTGAAGCATTATTAAAATTTAAGTTGTTTAAATTTAAACGATAAACGGATGAAACTTTCGTAACAGCGTGATATACTGGAATAAATATTAAATCGGGAGGCGTATAATATGGCATCATCACAGGAATTTGTGGATTATGTGTGCGATCAGATCAGCGGCGCAGGAGTGATTACCAGCCGTAAAATGTTCGGTGAATATGGGATCTACTGTAACGGGAAAATTATTGGCTTGATCTGTGACAACCAGTTTTTTGTCAAGAAAACCTCAGGAGGAGGAGCCTTGCTGATAGATCCGGAAGAAGCGCCGCCATATGACGGTGCCAAGCCGATGTTTGTGATCAGTGATTTGGAAGATCGGGACTTTTTGACTGCCTTTATTTTGAAATCTTATGAGGAACTGCCGATGCAGAAAGCCCGAAAGAAAAAGGTCAAAGAATAGCGGATATTCACTCTACAACAGGAGCATCTCATGGAGAAAATAAAAAACGAAAAAGCCACCCTTACGTTGATGATAAAAATCTACTGTCGCAAAAAACACGGATCAAAGAACTTGTGCGATGCATGCAAGACGCTCCTGAGCTATGCGTTGAATCGATTGGACCATTGCAGGTATGGCGAAAATAAGGGCTTTTGCAATACATGTTCCACTCATTGCTATAACAAAGCGCATCGCGAGCAGATCCGAAAAGTTATGAC
This window encodes:
- a CDS encoding nitrous oxide-stimulated promoter family protein, whose amino-acid sequence is MEKIKNEKATLTLMIKIYCRKKHGSKNLCDACKTLLSYALNRLDHCRYGENKGFCNTCSTHCYNKAHREQIRKVMTFSGPRMIFYHPLMAIRHLLS
- a CDS encoding TfoX/Sxy family protein, with protein sequence MASSQEFVDYVCDQISGAGVITSRKMFGEYGIYCNGKIIGLICDNQFFVKKTSGGGALLIDPEEAPPYDGAKPMFVISDLEDRDFLTAFILKSYEELPMQKARKKKVKE